Genomic segment of Ralstonia pickettii:
GTAGGTAATCTAGCTAGGTAGCAGATTCCTGGTGGGAGTCGTTAAAATGGGCGGTCGGCGGGAAGACATCTGGCAGTTGCGCATGGATCGCAATAATCACCGTGCATGCGGCAAACGGGCCGCGCTAGCCGTGAAAGCGGGCCCTGCGGGTGCCGAAACTTCGTTGGCTTAGGACGATTGCTGCAGTTCATTTGCACGGCCACGAACAAGCGGCCGGGGGAACTCGTTTGTCATTCAGTCCACGCTTACTTTGATTGCTCCCAGCAGCAGCTTCGCTCATTGATCAATGATGTCCAGCAACGATAAGGAAGCCAAGTTTCTTGACTTGGTTCATCGCGTGACGGCGTGTCAGAAGTGCCCTCGGATGGCCGGGAGCGCACGGGTTCTCGGGCCTGGCTGCGGCCCTCTTGATGCGCCGCTCATGTTTGTTGGTGAAGCGCCAGGACGATTGGGCGCCGATGGCTCGCATTTGCCCTTTCACGGAGACAAGTCTGGGCACAACTTTGAGAAACTCATCGAACAGGTGGGGATCAGCCGCTACGAGGTATTCGTAACCAACGCGGTGTTGTGCAACCCAAAGGACGAACGCGGCAACAATGCGACGCCTACATCGACCGAAATTGCAAACTGTGCGCCGTTTCTGCGAGAAACCGTCGAGATACTAGATCCTTCGATCGTGGTCACGCTCGGCGCTGTGGCGCTGAAGGCATGCGGCGAGCTCGAGGCACACTCGTTTTCTCTCAGGGATCAAGTGAGAACCAACAATCCCTGGATGCACCGGTCACTGATACCGGTGTATCACCCAGGACAGCGGGCAATGGTGCACCGTAGCTTCGCCAACCAACTCAGCGACTATCAGTTCGTCGCAGAAACTCTGCGCAGACTCAAGAAGCCACGCAAGAGGCCTGTCAGCACGAAGCCTCGGCCTGACGCCATAAAACTCGGGCAGGTTGCTCAACGAGTCTTGCAGGGCAGTCCGGCCGGACTTAGCTACTTCGCACTTCACAAGCTTTGCTTCTTAGCAGAGCTTGCCGCGCTCGAAGCGACTGGGGAGCGTTTGACGAATGCATATGTCGTCAGACAGAAGGACGGTCCATATTTCGTAGATCTGCATTTGGCGAAGTTGCCGCAGCTAATTCCCGGCGTCCAGATTCGATCTGCTGGCAGCAAGGCATTGCTTTCCTTTCCCATCCAGTCTGATTTTCTTGTCGACGAGCCCGCCGAGACGTTATCCGCCTCAGATGAGGCTGCCATCAGGACGGTTCTCACGAAGTATGGCCGCATGCGTGATGATGAACTCAAACGGGTGGTCTACCTGAGCAAGTACATGAGAGCTCTGCTCAGGAAGGAGCGGACCAGCGGGGCCAATCTTTATAACGCGGCAGTGCTGCCGTTTTCGACAAAGGAATGAACATTCAAACCGCAAGCGGGACAGGTCTGCTACTGCCGCTGGAACAATCCGAGAGAACTAGGTGGTGATATGCCTCTGCATACTTTCGAACAGGCCATCGAAGACGCGCAGCGTTACGGCAAGCAGCATCTCCTTCTTGGCAACGGTTTCAGCATCGCTTGTCGTCCAAAGATCTTCACCTACGGTCGGCTCTACGAGCAAGCTGACTTTTCGAGTATCTCGACAACGGCAAAGCTGGCCTTCGACGCGCTAGCCACACAGGATTTTGAGCGCGTTATCAAAGCTCTTCGCGACGCTGCACGGCTTCTTGAGTCGTATGGCGGCTCTCTGGATCTTGTTGCCCAGCTTCGAGGGGATGCCGACGGTCTACGAGAGCTTCTAGTTCAGACTATTGCTGCGAGTCATCCAGCGTGGCCTGGAGAGATCGAAGAGGAGGAGTACGAGGCATGTCGTCGATTTCTTTCAAACTTCGACACCGTCTATACCTTTAACTATGACCTTCTCCTTTATTGGACACAGATGCATACGGCGGAAGGAGAACCGCCGGACTCCGACGATGGATTTCGCGCGTCGGCAGATGACTTCGATGCCTCATACGTCGTGTGGGAGCCCGGTCAAAGCCACGAGCAGAACATGTGGTTTTTGCATGGAGCACTTCATGTCTTCGATTCCGGAATAGAGATTCAGAAGTACACGTGGAGCAAGACAGGTGTCCGCCTCATTGATCAGATCAGAGATGCGCTGTCCAAGAACCTCTTTCCAATTTTCGTCTCCGAAGGTACCAGTGCCGAGAAGTACGAAAGAATTCGACACAACGACTATCTCGCCAAAGCGTATCGGAGCTTTGGATCGATCGGGGGTGCGCTCTTCATATATGGACACTCGCTCGCGGAGAACGACGATCACTACCTGAAGTGCATACGGAAGGGGAAGGTGAGTCACCTCTATGTTGGCCTGTACGGTGCCCCTGATTCCGACGCGAACAAATTCATTGCGCGGCGCGCCGCTCAGCTATCCGATGGGCGAAGAGCGAAAAATCCGTTGGTGGTCACCTATTTTGATGCTGCATCAGCAAAGGTCTGGGGCCGGTGACACAACTAGCTTTCCTCCGGTTGCCGTCGAGCGCCATAACAACAATGTTCGCGTTCAGTTGCGCTTCGAGCCGCTGAGAGCCGCCAGCTTGACATCGCCAGAATTTCTTCGTAACGTCTGCGGCATGGGCTAGTTGCCGCCCGTCAGCGTGTGCGCTCCCTCCTCAGGGAATACGGCAAAGGCAGATTCCGCAGCACCT
This window contains:
- a CDS encoding uracil-DNA glycosylase; its protein translation is MMSSNDKEAKFLDLVHRVTACQKCPRMAGSARVLGPGCGPLDAPLMFVGEAPGRLGADGSHLPFHGDKSGHNFEKLIEQVGISRYEVFVTNAVLCNPKDERGNNATPTSTEIANCAPFLRETVEILDPSIVVTLGAVALKACGELEAHSFSLRDQVRTNNPWMHRSLIPVYHPGQRAMVHRSFANQLSDYQFVAETLRRLKKPRKRPVSTKPRPDAIKLGQVAQRVLQGSPAGLSYFALHKLCFLAELAALEATGERLTNAYVVRQKDGPYFVDLHLAKLPQLIPGVQIRSAGSKALLSFPIQSDFLVDEPAETLSASDEAAIRTVLTKYGRMRDDELKRVVYLSKYMRALLRKERTSGANLYNAAVLPFSTKE
- a CDS encoding DUF4917 family protein; amino-acid sequence: MPLHTFEQAIEDAQRYGKQHLLLGNGFSIACRPKIFTYGRLYEQADFSSISTTAKLAFDALATQDFERVIKALRDAARLLESYGGSLDLVAQLRGDADGLRELLVQTIAASHPAWPGEIEEEEYEACRRFLSNFDTVYTFNYDLLLYWTQMHTAEGEPPDSDDGFRASADDFDASYVVWEPGQSHEQNMWFLHGALHVFDSGIEIQKYTWSKTGVRLIDQIRDALSKNLFPIFVSEGTSAEKYERIRHNDYLAKAYRSFGSIGGALFIYGHSLAENDDHYLKCIRKGKVSHLYVGLYGAPDSDANKFIARRAAQLSDGRRAKNPLVVTYFDAASAKVWGR